A stretch of DNA from Candidatus Thioglobus sp.:
GTTTGCTTTATCATTGAGTGGTATGTTGATGCTTCCATAAATACAAGTTACTTGTGCCCCCATTTCAACACAGGAATCAACCAAAGCCATTCCCATCTTGCCACTTGAATGATTAGAAATAAAACGAACAGGGTCAATCGGCTCAAGCGTTGCACCAAGAGTAATAATAATTTTTTTACCACTAAGTTGTGTAGTTTGGAACTGCTTAGCAATTTGGTTAGCAATATCGATAGATTCTGGCAATCTACCCAGACCTATATCGCCACAAGCTTGAGAACCTGAGTCTGGGATTATTAAACCAGCACCACGAGACTTTAATAAACTTAGGTTCGCTTGTAAGGCGTCAGATTTATACATTTGTTGATTCATAGCAGGTGCAATCATAAGTATTGCGTCACTGGCTAAAATAATACTACTGAGTAAATCAGAAGCTTTGCCAGAAGCCATATTGGAAATCATGTTGGCACTTGCTGGAGCGATAAGGATACAATCAGCCCATTTTGCTAACTCAATATGTCCCATGGACAGCTCGGCTTCTTTATCCCATAAATTATGATGAACTTTATTTTTAGAAATAGATTGGAGTGAGAGTTCGGTGATAAATTTTGATCCACCAGAAGTAAGAACAACCCTAACATCAGCACCAAGATCTTGAAGGCGTCTAACAATATCAGGCGCTTTATAGGCGGATATTGATCCACTAACGCCTAGTAGAATTCGTTTATTGGTTAAACTTCTAATCATTTTATCAAAGCGGTTATGCGTATGTCTTGATCTATCATACGCACATCACTAATGGCTAGGTTAATTTTATCTGCCATACTGGTTATAGATAAGTGCGCCATTGAATTAGCGTCACTACCCATTAGCACTGGCGCAGTATAGATAATAAATTCGTCAACGAAATTACCTTGAATCATTGCACCCGTTAATCCTGGACCCGCTTCCAGTAAGACGGTATTTATACCCTGGCTACCTAGCTGTAATAAAACATCTTTAAGGTCAATTTTTCCTGCGGAGTTAAGCTTAGCATTGTTAGTATTGAATATTTGAGTCGGAGCATCTATTGAAAAAATATTAAGTGTTTTATCAATAATCTGATTTCGTGAATCAATAACGATGCGAATAGGGGAGGCATCTACACCATTTAGGCGAACAGTCATAGAAGGGTTATCTGAAAGAATTGTTCCAGAGCCAGTCATAATCGCTCGGTTTTGAGATCGAAGTTTTTGTACATCAACTCGAGCATTTGGACCAGTAATCCATTTGCTTTCACCAGAATTCATGGAGGTTTTTCCATCAAGACTCATGGCAATTTTACAAGTGACAAAAGGAGTGCCTGTTTTCATGCGCTTGATAAAGCCACGATTAAGCTGTTGCGCTTGTTGTTCTAGTAAGCCAACTACAACTTCAACACCTGCATTTTTAAGCATGGCTGCACCTTTGCCACTTACTAGTGGATTAGGGTCGAGTGTTGCAATAATTACTTTACTAACACCAGAATTAATAACGGCTTGCGCACAAGGTGGAGTTTTCCCATGATGTGAGCAAGGCTCTAAAGTGACATAAAGAGTTGCATCTTTAGCCTGATGGTTAATTTGTTCAAGAGCATTAATTTCTCCGTGAGCTTCGCCAAAGGTTTGATGATAACCCTGAGCAATAATATTACCTTCTTTTTCAATCACACAACCTACCATAGGATTGGCACCAACACCTTGCATTCCTTGGTGCGCAAGTTTGAGCGCCAAGTCCATATTTTGAGTGTCATTTAATGAAAAAGTTGTCACAATATTTCGGATATAATTGCTGAATTAATTAAACATATTTTACCTAGGAGAAGTGACATGGATGAACAGAAAAAACAAGCGCTCAAAGTGGCTCTATCGCAAATTGATAAGCAGTTTGGCAAGGGTTCGGTCATGTTTTTGGGCGATGAAGGCGCTCAAACAGATATTGAGGCTGTTTCAACAGGTAGTTTAAGTTTAGATATTGCACTTGGAATTGGTGGCTTACCAAGAGGTCGAGTGATTGAAATTTATGGTCCAGAGTCTTCTGGAAAAACAACACTAACGCTTCATGTTATTGCTGAAATGCAAAAGCTAGGTGGTACTGCTGCCTTTATTGATGCTGAGCATGCACTAGACCCGCAATATGCTAAGCGTTTAGGTGTTAACACGGATGATTTACTAATCTCTCAGCCAGACACGGGTGAGCAGGCATTGGAAATTACCGATATGCTAGTTCGATCTGGTAGTGTTGATATTGTGGTGGTAGATTCAGTTGCAGCATTAACACCTAAAGCCGAAATTGAAGGAGAGATGGGTGCATCCCACATGGGCTTGCAAGCTCGATTAATGTCTCAAGCACTAAGAAAGCTTACCTCAAATATCAAGAAAACAAATACCATGGTCATCTTCATTAACCAGTTACGTATGAAAATTGGTGTAATGTTTGGCAATCCTGAAACGACAACAGGCGGTAATGCTTTAAAGTTTTACGCTTCAGTACGTCTTGATATTCGCCGTATCGGCGCTATTAAAAAAGGCGATGAAATCTTGGGTAATGAAACTCGTGTGAAGGTATTAAAAAACAAAGTAGCACCTCCATTCAAGCAAGCAGAGTTTCAAATTCTCTACAATGAAGGAATTTCACTAGAAAGTGAAATCATTGATTTAGGAGTGAAGCTGGGCTTTGTTGAAAAAGCAGGTGCCTGGTATAGTGTCGAAGGTGAA
This window harbors:
- the coaBC gene encoding bifunctional phosphopantothenoylcysteine decarboxylase/phosphopantothenate--cysteine ligase CoaBC → MIRSLTNKRILLGVSGSISAYKAPDIVRRLQDLGADVRVVLTSGGSKFITELSLQSISKNKVHHNLWDKEAELSMGHIELAKWADCILIAPASANMISNMASGKASDLLSSIILASDAILMIAPAMNQQMYKSDALQANLSLLKSRGAGLIIPDSGSQACGDIGLGRLPESIDIANQIAKQFQTTQLSGKKIIITLGATLEPIDPVRFISNHSSGKMGMALVDSCVEMGAQVTCIYGSINIPLNDKANNIQTLSAHQMYECVMQEIHHCDIFISCAAVCDYSVKEPSDQKIKKNGDNLILELIPNKDILANVCNLENKPLCIGFAAETQNTLKNAQLKLKNKGCEAIIL
- the ribD gene encoding bifunctional diaminohydroxyphosphoribosylaminopyrimidine deaminase/5-amino-6-(5-phosphoribosylamino)uracil reductase RibD — protein: MVTTFSLNDTQNMDLALKLAHQGMQGVGANPMVGCVIEKEGNIIAQGYHQTFGEAHGEINALEQINHQAKDATLYVTLEPCSHHGKTPPCAQAVINSGVSKVIIATLDPNPLVSGKGAAMLKNAGVEVVVGLLEQQAQQLNRGFIKRMKTGTPFVTCKIAMSLDGKTSMNSGESKWITGPNARVDVQKLRSQNRAIMTGSGTILSDNPSMTVRLNGVDASPIRIVIDSRNQIIDKTLNIFSIDAPTQIFNTNNAKLNSAGKIDLKDVLLQLGSQGINTVLLEAGPGLTGAMIQGNFVDEFIIYTAPVLMGSDANSMAHLSITSMADKINLAISDVRMIDQDIRITALIK
- the recA gene encoding recombinase RecA yields the protein MDEQKKQALKVALSQIDKQFGKGSVMFLGDEGAQTDIEAVSTGSLSLDIALGIGGLPRGRVIEIYGPESSGKTTLTLHVIAEMQKLGGTAAFIDAEHALDPQYAKRLGVNTDDLLISQPDTGEQALEITDMLVRSGSVDIVVVDSVAALTPKAEIEGEMGASHMGLQARLMSQALRKLTSNIKKTNTMVIFINQLRMKIGVMFGNPETTTGGNALKFYASVRLDIRRIGAIKKGDEILGNETRVKVLKNKVAPPFKQAEFQILYNEGISLESEIIDLGVKLGFVEKAGAWYSVEGERIGQGKDNSRDYLKEHPKLSKSIETKIRDKLMNDNAEKK